A portion of the Pagrus major chromosome 8, Pma_NU_1.0 genome contains these proteins:
- the tmem170a gene encoding transmembrane protein 170A encodes MQDRYSEIGFVQQILGLNLVPRKNGTHRGNDTSLSDFSEMWYGVFLWAAVSSLVFHLPAVVLSLVTLRRHKMARFMPIAIFLMSIIGPVCGGVLTSAAIAGVYKAAGKRMISLEALVFGVGQSFCVLIISFLRVLATL; translated from the exons ATGCAGGATAGATACAGCGAGATAGGCTTTGTACAGCAAATACTCGGTTTGAATTTAGTGCCGAGAAAAAACGGCACACACCGAGGAAACGACACATCTCTCAGCGACTTCTCAG AGATGTGGTATGGAGTGTTTCTATGGGCAGCAGTCTCCTCTCTGGTATTCCACCTGCCTGCTGTTGTGCTCTCCCTCGTCACACTGCGCCGGCACAAGATGGCCAGATTCATGCCCATTGCTATCTTCCTCATGAGCATCATTGGACCAGTTTGTGGGGGAGTCCTCACCA gTGCAGCCATTGCAGGTGTGTACAAGGCAGCAGGGAAGAGGATGATCTCTTTGGAGGCTCTTGTTTTTGGTGTTGGGCAGTCGTTTTGTGTCCTCATCATCTCCTTTCTCAGGGTACTTGCCACCCTTTAG